One window of the Mycobacterium haemophilum DSM 44634 genome contains the following:
- a CDS encoding DUF7159 family protein, with protein MDIVLGVSMAPTTVRMVLVEGESAGGVTVDQDNFEVAPESAAATTADQVVAAILGTRESAAESGYHVQSSGVTWTDPIEAAALRDALAVHKVENVMLVSVFVAAAALAQAVGSATNCARTALLFVEPTTATLAVVDSSDGAIADVRRRPLPEAGDAVVAELAAMVSGVAAMEARPESLFLVGSGVDIALLKPAVEASTSLSVTVPEEPEMALARGAALASANASLGAPPTIVMAAAQDPPTAWLNVDALADLGVGELAYSAVPDQQDDGYLDYGARHDDWRSRNRFVFAMSALAVVVAGAVALALVLALGIRPHAEQRSSLSKNVVVPASQAPASKIEVPAPPSAVPAPVTEAPPIAPAPAAPIWTRPPQEEPPLRPREHPGWGHRRLGRGLWP; from the coding sequence GTGGACATTGTGCTTGGTGTGTCTATGGCACCAACGACAGTTCGCATGGTCCTGGTGGAAGGTGAAAGCGCTGGCGGGGTCACGGTTGACCAGGACAACTTCGAAGTCGCTCCCGAATCGGCCGCGGCTACCACGGCGGATCAGGTGGTCGCGGCCATCCTCGGGACTCGGGAAAGTGCGGCCGAGAGCGGCTACCACGTGCAATCGAGTGGGGTGACCTGGACGGATCCCATTGAGGCCGCGGCGCTGCGTGATGCCCTGGCCGTCCACAAGGTCGAGAACGTCATGCTGGTCTCGGTGTTTGTGGCGGCCGCCGCGCTGGCTCAGGCGGTCGGCAGCGCAACCAATTGCGCCCGCACCGCGCTGCTGTTTGTTGAGCCGACCACCGCGACGCTGGCTGTCGTCGACAGTTCCGACGGGGCGATCGCCGATGTGCGTCGGCGGCCGCTGCCCGAGGCCGGCGACGCGGTGGTGGCTGAGCTGGCCGCGATGGTCTCTGGTGTTGCAGCGATGGAAGCTCGCCCGGAGAGCTTGTTCCTGGTCGGTTCTGGCGTAGACATCGCGCTGCTCAAGCCCGCGGTGGAAGCGTCGACATCGCTGTCGGTGACCGTACCTGAGGAGCCGGAGATGGCGTTGGCGCGTGGGGCGGCGCTGGCGTCGGCGAATGCGTCGTTGGGAGCGCCGCCCACAATCGTGATGGCCGCTGCGCAGGATCCCCCTACCGCGTGGCTAAATGTGGATGCGCTCGCCGACCTAGGGGTGGGCGAGCTCGCGTACAGCGCGGTTCCGGATCAGCAGGACGACGGCTACCTTGACTACGGCGCCAGGCACGACGACTGGCGCAGCCGCAACCGTTTTGTCTTCGCCATGAGCGCGTTGGCCGTCGTCGTTGCGGGGGCGGTGGCATTGGCGCTGGTACTGGCGCTCGGAATCCGGCCGCATGCCGAACAGCGGTCCAGTCTTAGCAAGAACGTCGTCGTCCCGGCCAGTCAGGCGCCGGCGTCGAAAATCGAAGTGCCCGCCCCTCCCTCAGCCGTGCCCGCTCCGGTGACTGAGGCGCCGCCGATAGCGCCCGCACCGGCGGCGCCGATCTGGACTCGTCCTCCGCAAGAAGAGCCGCCGTTGCGCCCGCGCGAACACCCTGGCTGGGGCCATCGCCGCCTAGGGCGGGGCCTCTGGCCGTAA
- a CDS encoding UDP-glucose dehydrogenase family protein, giving the protein MRCTVFGTGYLGATHAVGMAELGHDVVGVDIDPGKVAKLAGGDIPFYEPGLRKLLIDNLAAGRLRFTTDYDVAAEFADVHFLGVGTPQKKGGYGADLRYVHAVIDALVPRLTSSSILVGKSTVPVGTAAELGRRAAALATRGVDIEIAWNPEFLREGFAVHDTLKPDRIVLGVQQDSVRAEAAVRELYAPLLGAGVPFLVTDLQTAELVKVSANAFLATKISFINAVSEVCEAAGADVALLADALGYDSRIGRQCLNAGLGFGGGCLPKDIRAFMARAGELGANQALTFLREVDSINMRRRTRMVELATTACGGSLLGANIAVLGAAFKPGSDDVRDSPALNVAGQLQLNGGAVNVYDPKALDNARRQFPTLNYAVSVVEACEDADAVLVLTEWPEFIDLDPADLADHVRARVIVDGRNCLDVARWQQAGWRVFRLGARRPS; this is encoded by the coding sequence ATGCGATGCACCGTGTTCGGGACGGGCTATCTGGGTGCCACCCATGCCGTCGGGATGGCGGAACTGGGACACGACGTCGTCGGGGTCGATATCGACCCGGGTAAAGTCGCCAAGCTCGCCGGGGGCGACATTCCGTTCTACGAACCCGGTCTGCGCAAGCTGCTGATCGACAATCTCGCCGCGGGACGTCTTCGGTTCACCACCGATTACGACGTGGCGGCCGAGTTCGCCGATGTGCATTTCCTCGGGGTTGGCACGCCACAAAAGAAGGGTGGATACGGTGCCGACTTGCGCTATGTCCACGCTGTCATCGACGCGCTGGTGCCTCGGTTGACGAGTTCATCGATACTCGTCGGCAAGTCGACGGTCCCGGTGGGCACCGCAGCCGAGTTGGGCCGGCGGGCCGCTGCCCTGGCAACCCGGGGAGTCGACATCGAAATTGCCTGGAATCCGGAGTTTCTGCGTGAAGGCTTCGCGGTGCACGACACCTTGAAGCCGGACCGCATTGTGCTTGGCGTACAGCAGGATTCGGTGCGCGCCGAGGCGGCTGTTCGCGAGCTGTACGCGCCGCTGCTGGGTGCTGGTGTGCCATTCTTGGTGACCGATCTGCAGACCGCGGAGTTGGTGAAGGTGTCTGCTAATGCGTTTCTGGCAACCAAGATTTCGTTCATCAACGCGGTCTCCGAGGTGTGCGAAGCCGCCGGTGCCGACGTCGCCCTGCTCGCCGATGCGCTCGGATACGATTCGCGGATTGGACGCCAATGTCTCAATGCGGGTTTGGGATTCGGCGGTGGTTGTCTGCCCAAGGACATCCGCGCCTTTATGGCCCGCGCCGGGGAGCTGGGAGCCAATCAGGCGCTGACGTTTCTGCGTGAAGTGGACAGCATCAACATGCGCCGACGCACCCGGATGGTCGAGCTGGCCACCACCGCTTGCGGTGGCTCGCTGCTCGGGGCCAACATCGCCGTGCTCGGCGCGGCGTTTAAACCCGGATCCGACGATGTGCGCGACTCGCCCGCGCTCAACGTCGCGGGTCAGCTGCAGCTCAACGGTGGCGCGGTGAACGTGTACGACCCCAAGGCCCTGGACAACGCGCGTCGCCAATTCCCCACGCTGAACTACGCGGTTTCCGTGGTGGAGGCCTGCGAGGATGCGGATGCGGTCTTGGTGCTGACCGAGTGGCCGGAGTTTATCGACCTCGACCCCGCCGACTTAGCCGACCACGTGCGGGCCCGGGTCATCGTCGACGGCCGTAATTGCCTGGACGTCGCCCGTTGGCAGCAGGCAGGTTGGCGGGTATTCAGGCTCGGCGCGCGTCGGCCCTCGTGA
- a CDS encoding maleylpyruvate isomerase family mycothiol-dependent enzyme, which produces MDYAAAFLEQNRAFSNLIRDADESSPVPTCPGWSLRQLVRHVGRGDRWAAQIVRERLDHFLDPHSVEGGKPPPDPADAVSWLHGGAQRLVEAVEQSGAQTPVWTFLGPRPANWWIRRRLHEVAVHRADAALTVGGGFTLPPVVAADGITEWLERIAIQAGSDGAALPLEAGNVLHLHATDPDLGESGEWTIGVSEAGITWSHQHGKGTVALRGGATELLLAMVRRVSVAATSIEIYGDDVVWQNWLDRTPL; this is translated from the coding sequence GTGGACTACGCGGCCGCATTCCTCGAGCAGAACCGCGCCTTTTCGAACCTTATCCGTGATGCCGACGAATCCAGCCCGGTGCCGACGTGCCCGGGTTGGAGCCTTAGGCAACTGGTCCGCCACGTCGGCCGCGGTGACCGCTGGGCCGCGCAGATCGTCAGGGAACGACTCGACCACTTCCTCGATCCCCACAGCGTCGAAGGTGGCAAGCCGCCACCGGATCCCGCCGATGCCGTCTCCTGGCTGCACGGTGGCGCGCAGCGGTTGGTCGAGGCCGTCGAGCAGTCTGGTGCGCAAACACCGGTATGGACATTCCTCGGGCCGCGCCCGGCGAATTGGTGGATCCGGCGTCGGCTACATGAGGTCGCAGTGCACCGGGCCGACGCCGCTCTCACGGTCGGGGGTGGCTTCACCCTGCCACCCGTGGTGGCGGCTGACGGGATCACCGAATGGCTGGAGCGTATCGCGATTCAGGCCGGGAGCGACGGGGCAGCACTGCCGCTTGAGGCAGGCAACGTCCTGCACTTACACGCCACCGATCCCGATCTGGGTGAATCCGGCGAATGGACGATCGGTGTTTCTGAAGCCGGGATCACCTGGTCGCACCAGCACGGCAAGGGCACCGTGGCGCTACGCGGTGGCGCCACCGAGCTGTTGCTGGCGATGGTGCGCCGAGTTTCCGTTGCCGCTACCAGTATCGAGATCTACGGCGACGACGTCGTGTGGCAAAACTGGCTGGACCGCACGCCGCTTTAG
- the rfbA gene encoding glucose-1-phosphate thymidylyltransferase RfbA — MRGIILAGGSGTRLYPITMGISKQLLPVYDKPMIYYPLSTLMMAGIRDILVITTAHDAPGFQRLLGDGMQFGVNISYATQDHPDGLAQAFVIGAHHIGTDTVALVLGDNIFYGPGLGTSLSRFQSVSGGAIFAYWVANPSAYGVVEFGADGIALSLEEKPATPKSQYAVPGLYFYDNDVVEIARGLTKSARGEYEITEVNQTYLNQGRLAVEVLARGTAWLDTGTFDSLLDASDFVRTLERRQGLKVSIPEEVAWRMGWIDDEQLALRAHSLAKSGYGRYLSELLERR; from the coding sequence ATGCGGGGGATTATCTTGGCCGGCGGCTCGGGCACACGGCTGTACCCAATCACGATGGGCATCAGCAAGCAGCTGCTGCCGGTCTACGACAAACCGATGATCTACTATCCGCTGTCCACGCTGATGATGGCCGGCATCCGCGACATCCTGGTGATCACCACCGCTCACGACGCACCCGGGTTTCAGCGGCTCTTAGGCGACGGCATGCAATTTGGCGTCAACATCAGCTACGCGACACAGGATCACCCCGACGGTCTGGCGCAGGCATTCGTCATTGGTGCTCATCACATCGGCACCGACACAGTGGCATTGGTGTTGGGGGACAATATTTTCTACGGCCCCGGGCTGGGGACCAGTCTGAGCCGTTTCCAATCTGTCAGCGGCGGAGCCATTTTCGCCTACTGGGTGGCCAATCCGTCGGCCTACGGTGTCGTCGAGTTTGGCGCCGACGGCATAGCGCTCTCGTTAGAGGAGAAACCCGCCACACCGAAATCTCAGTACGCAGTGCCGGGCTTGTATTTCTATGACAATGACGTGGTCGAAATTGCCCGGGGCTTAACCAAATCGGCGCGGGGCGAGTATGAGATCACTGAGGTCAATCAGACCTACCTCAACCAGGGCCGGCTGGCGGTCGAGGTGCTGGCTCGCGGGACGGCGTGGCTTGACACCGGGACTTTCGACTCGCTGCTGGACGCCAGCGACTTTGTCCGCACACTGGAACGTCGGCAGGGCTTGAAGGTCAGCATTCCTGAGGAAGTGGCGTGGCGGATGGGCTGGATCGACGACGAACAACTCGCCCTGCGCGCGCACAGCTTGGCTAAGTCGGGGTATGGCCGTTACCTGTCGGAACTGTTGGAACGGCGTTGA
- a CDS encoding pyridoxal phosphate-dependent aminotransferase, whose translation MDNNGTMSDVTAHQLPVHTPGHHRQRAFAQSSKLQDVLYEIRGPVHQHAARLEAEGHRILKLNIGNPAPFGFEAPDVIMRDMIQALPYAQGYSDSQGILPARRAVVTRYELVDGFPRFDVDDVYLGNGVSELITMTLQALLDNGDQVLIPSPDYPLWTASTSLAGGTPVHYLCDETQGWQPDIADVESKITERTKALVVINPNNPTGAVYSREILTQMVDLARRHQLLLLADEIYDKILYDDAKHISVASIAPDLLCLTFNGLSKAYRVAGYRAGWLAITGPKDHASSFIEGINLLANMRLCPNVPAQHAIQVALGGHQSIEDLVLPGGRLLEQRDVAWAKLNEIPGVSCVKPAGALYVFPRLDPEVYDIVDDEQLVLDLLLQEKILVTQGSGFNWPAPDHLRLVTLPWSRDLAAAIDRLGNFLVSYRQ comes from the coding sequence TTGGACAACAATGGCACCATGAGTGACGTGACTGCTCACCAGCTGCCCGTGCATACCCCTGGCCATCACCGGCAGCGTGCCTTCGCGCAGTCGTCCAAGCTCCAGGACGTCCTCTACGAAATCCGTGGCCCGGTGCACCAACATGCCGCACGGTTAGAAGCCGAAGGCCACCGCATCCTCAAACTCAATATCGGTAACCCAGCGCCGTTCGGGTTCGAGGCACCCGACGTGATCATGCGCGACATGATCCAGGCGTTGCCGTACGCGCAGGGGTACTCCGACTCCCAGGGCATCCTGCCCGCCCGTCGTGCGGTGGTTACCCGCTACGAGCTGGTCGACGGGTTCCCCCGATTCGATGTCGATGACGTCTATCTCGGCAACGGTGTCTCCGAGCTGATCACGATGACGCTGCAGGCCCTGTTAGACAACGGTGATCAGGTGTTGATCCCCTCGCCGGACTACCCGCTGTGGACGGCGTCGACCTCGCTGGCCGGTGGCACACCTGTGCATTACCTCTGCGACGAAACCCAAGGCTGGCAGCCAGATATCGCCGACGTGGAATCGAAAATCACCGAGCGCACCAAAGCGCTGGTCGTGATCAACCCCAACAACCCGACCGGCGCCGTCTATAGCCGCGAAATCCTTACCCAGATGGTCGATCTGGCGCGTAGGCATCAGCTGCTGCTGCTTGCCGACGAGATCTACGACAAGATCCTGTACGACGACGCCAAGCACATCAGCGTGGCCTCGATTGCGCCTGATCTGCTGTGCCTTACCTTCAACGGTCTGTCGAAGGCCTACCGGGTCGCCGGGTACCGGGCCGGCTGGTTGGCGATCACCGGACCCAAGGATCATGCTAGTAGCTTCATCGAGGGGATCAACCTGCTGGCGAATATGCGGTTGTGCCCGAATGTGCCTGCGCAGCACGCGATCCAGGTAGCCCTCGGTGGCCACCAGAGCATCGAAGATCTGGTGCTTCCGGGCGGCCGGCTGCTCGAGCAGCGCGACGTCGCCTGGGCCAAACTCAACGAGATCCCGGGGGTGTCATGCGTCAAACCCGCGGGTGCGCTGTATGTCTTTCCCCGGCTGGACCCGGAAGTCTATGACATCGTCGACGACGAGCAACTGGTCCTTGATCTGCTGCTACAGGAGAAGATCCTGGTCACCCAGGGCAGCGGATTCAATTGGCCGGCACCGGATCATCTGCGCTTGGTGACGCTGCCATGGTCTCGTGACTTGGCGGCCGCGATCGACCGGCTGGGTAACTTCCTGGTCAGCTACCGGCAATAA